The Streptomyces sp. RKAG293 genome includes a region encoding these proteins:
- a CDS encoding glycosyltransferase family 1 protein, giving the protein MRVAIVTESFPPDLNGVAHCALRTAEHLARRGHEPLVIAPAGPNDVPPGDDPCPVIRVPSLPLPRYPQVRVALPGRRTAAAIAAHRADIVHLASPFVLGVRGMAAAERLRVPAVAVYQTDLAGYARSYLPVGEAAAWRRIRAVHAAAARTLAPSTASVRELERQGVPRVHLWPRGVDPVRFRPALRDPALRRTLAPRSELIVGYVGRLAPEKQVGLLAGVCGLPGVRVVVVGDGPSAPGLRAALPGAVFLGSRTGDELARIFASFDVFAHTGPFETFCQTVQEAMASGVPVIAPAAGGPLDLVAHGRTGLLVPPGDADALCDAVQLLQRAPALRARYGAAGRADVATRTWEAVGDQLLDHYAQVLSARTAVAA; this is encoded by the coding sequence ATGCGAGTTGCGATCGTCACCGAGTCCTTCCCACCCGACCTCAACGGAGTGGCGCACTGCGCGCTCCGCACCGCAGAGCACCTCGCCAGGCGCGGGCACGAGCCGCTGGTCATCGCACCGGCCGGGCCGAACGACGTACCGCCCGGCGACGACCCCTGCCCCGTCATCCGCGTCCCCTCCCTGCCGCTGCCCCGCTACCCCCAGGTACGGGTGGCCCTTCCGGGCCGCCGGACGGCCGCGGCCATCGCCGCGCACCGCGCCGACATCGTCCACCTCGCCAGCCCCTTCGTCCTCGGAGTGCGGGGCATGGCGGCCGCCGAGCGGCTGCGGGTCCCGGCGGTCGCCGTCTACCAGACCGACCTGGCCGGCTACGCCCGCTCCTACCTCCCCGTCGGCGAGGCCGCCGCCTGGCGGCGCATCCGCGCCGTGCACGCGGCCGCCGCCCGCACCCTCGCCCCGTCCACCGCCTCGGTGCGGGAACTGGAACGGCAGGGCGTCCCCCGGGTGCACCTGTGGCCGCGCGGCGTCGACCCGGTGCGCTTCCGGCCCGCACTGCGCGATCCCGCGCTGCGCCGCACCCTCGCGCCGCGCAGCGAGCTGATCGTCGGCTACGTGGGCCGGCTCGCCCCGGAGAAGCAGGTCGGCCTGCTCGCCGGGGTCTGCGGGCTGCCCGGCGTCCGGGTGGTGGTCGTCGGCGACGGTCCCAGCGCCCCCGGGCTGCGCGCGGCGCTGCCGGGCGCGGTCTTCCTCGGCTCCAGGACCGGCGACGAGCTGGCCAGGATCTTCGCCTCGTTCGACGTCTTCGCGCACACCGGCCCCTTCGAGACGTTCTGCCAGACCGTCCAGGAGGCGATGGCCAGCGGGGTGCCGGTGATCGCCCCCGCGGCCGGCGGCCCGCTCGACCTCGTCGCGCACGGACGCACCGGCCTGCTGGTGCCGCCCGGTGACGCCGACGCGCTCTGCGACGCGGTGCAGCTCCTGCAGCGCGCCCCGGCGCTGCGCGCGCGGTACGGGGCGGCGGGCCGCGCCGATGTCGCCACACGTACCTGGGAGGCGGTCGGCGACCAGCTGCTGGACCACTACGCGCAGGTGCTCAGCGCCCGTACGGCGGTCGCGGCATGA
- a CDS encoding SGNH/GDSL hydrolase family protein: MSAPVLAPGPRPGGRHDHPRAGRPADGHPPAIRFAALGDSLTEGLGDPGPDGRWRGWAALLAPGLGAGPRDVELLNCAHSGALTSDVAGRQLDDALRFRPHLASVLVGANDTLRGSFDITVVARRLDVVMGALRADGSGVLTACLPDPGRAIGLPWPLARPLARRMRAVNDVVHVLSQRHGALHLHAADRPWTADRAAWSADRLHPSELGHRLLAGEFHALLTVHGLAAGEPPHPDPAGPGPSRAAGAWWMATRGTQWIADRCTDLLPGLLRLAAAECRHRAAGTTHILDTRVHDLTTRALALLDQGLSGMP, translated from the coding sequence GTGAGCGCCCCCGTCCTGGCACCCGGCCCCCGGCCGGGCGGCCGGCACGACCACCCGCGGGCCGGACGCCCGGCGGACGGGCACCCGCCGGCGATCCGCTTCGCCGCGCTGGGCGACTCGCTGACCGAGGGACTCGGCGACCCGGGCCCCGACGGGCGGTGGCGCGGCTGGGCGGCGCTGCTCGCGCCGGGGCTGGGGGCCGGACCCCGCGACGTGGAACTGCTCAACTGCGCCCACAGCGGCGCGCTCACCTCCGACGTGGCGGGGCGGCAGCTCGACGACGCGCTGCGCTTCCGGCCGCATCTGGCGTCCGTCCTGGTCGGGGCCAACGACACCCTGCGCGGGTCGTTCGACATCACCGTCGTCGCCCGGCGCCTCGATGTCGTCATGGGCGCGCTGCGGGCCGACGGCTCCGGCGTTCTGACGGCCTGTCTCCCCGACCCGGGCCGCGCCATCGGACTGCCCTGGCCGCTGGCCCGTCCGCTCGCCCGCCGGATGCGGGCGGTCAATGACGTGGTGCACGTCCTGTCGCAACGGCACGGCGCACTCCATCTGCACGCGGCAGACCGGCCGTGGACGGCGGACCGTGCCGCGTGGAGCGCGGACCGCCTGCACCCCAGCGAACTCGGGCACCGGCTGCTGGCCGGCGAGTTCCACGCCCTGCTCACCGTGCACGGCCTCGCCGCCGGCGAGCCCCCGCACCCCGACCCCGCCGGTCCCGGCCCCTCGCGGGCGGCGGGCGCCTGGTGGATGGCGACCCGCGGCACTCAGTGGATCGCGGACCGCTGTACGGATCTGCTCCCCGGACTCCTCCGGCTCGCCGCCGCGGAATGCCGCCACCGGGCGGCCGGCACCACCCACATCCTGGACACCCGGGTCCACGACCTGACCACCCGGGCCCTCGCCCTGCTCGACCAGGGCCTGTCCGGCATGCCTTAG
- a CDS encoding glycosyltransferase: MSRPLRIVRLANFITPVSGGLRTALQHLGEGYLAAGHEPVLIMPGAASPGRPAIRAESTTQGKVITLPGTPIPGTGGYHVLARRQPVEALLDALAPDRLEVSDRTTLRWTGEWARRNRVPSVMVSHESADAVLRTWGLPPAAARVAADRLNRRTAHAYSRVVCTTGWAAAEFERLGVRNVVRAPLGVDLGRFRPALRDGALRARYAGGAAVLLVMCSRLSAEKRPGRALEALAELRRRGVDAALVVAGEGPLRGRLEARARAAGLPVTFLGHVADRDRLAALQACADIVLAPGPAETFGLAALEALACGTPVVASALSALPALIGPAGAGATDGRAFADVVQRLLSRPESVRRAAARHQAERYGWPAAVSAFLAAHEAAPLITASPFGALPARTPGATP, translated from the coding sequence ATGAGCCGGCCGCTGCGGATCGTCCGCCTCGCGAACTTCATCACCCCCGTCTCCGGAGGGCTGCGCACCGCTCTCCAGCACCTGGGCGAGGGCTATCTCGCGGCCGGCCACGAGCCGGTCCTCATCATGCCGGGAGCCGCGTCCCCCGGACGCCCGGCGATCCGCGCGGAATCCACCACCCAGGGGAAGGTCATCACCCTTCCCGGCACTCCGATCCCCGGCACCGGCGGCTACCACGTCCTCGCCCGCAGACAACCGGTCGAGGCGCTGCTCGACGCGCTCGCCCCGGACCGGCTGGAGGTCTCCGACCGGACGACGCTGCGCTGGACGGGGGAGTGGGCCCGCAGGAACCGTGTCCCGTCCGTCATGGTCTCCCACGAGAGCGCCGACGCCGTACTCCGTACCTGGGGGCTGCCGCCGGCCGCCGCCCGCGTCGCGGCCGACCGGCTCAACCGCCGTACCGCGCACGCCTACTCGCGGGTCGTGTGCACGACCGGGTGGGCCGCCGCCGAGTTCGAACGCCTCGGGGTGCGCAACGTCGTACGGGCCCCGCTCGGCGTGGACCTCGGCCGGTTCCGCCCGGCGCTCCGCGACGGCGCGCTCCGGGCCCGGTACGCGGGCGGCGCCGCGGTGCTGCTCGTGATGTGCTCGCGGCTGTCGGCCGAGAAGCGGCCGGGCCGCGCCCTGGAGGCCCTCGCGGAACTCCGGCGGCGCGGCGTCGACGCGGCGCTCGTCGTGGCCGGGGAGGGCCCGCTGCGCGGCCGCCTGGAGGCCCGGGCCCGCGCCGCGGGGCTCCCGGTCACGTTCCTCGGCCATGTGGCCGACCGCGACCGGCTGGCCGCCCTCCAGGCCTGCGCCGACATCGTCCTCGCCCCCGGCCCCGCCGAGACCTTCGGACTGGCCGCCCTGGAGGCGCTCGCCTGCGGCACCCCCGTCGTCGCCAGCGCCCTGTCCGCACTTCCCGCCCTCATCGGCCCGGCCGGCGCCGGCGCCACCGACGGCCGCGCGTTCGCCGACGTCGTCCAACGCCTGCTCTCCCGGCCCGAGTCCGTTCGCCGCGCCGCCGCCCGCCACCAGGCCGAGCGGTACGGCTGGCCCGCGGCCGTCTCCGCGTTCCTCGCCGCCCATGAGGCGGCGCCCCTGATCACGGCCTCTCCCTTCGGCGCTCTGCCCGCCCGCACACCGGGAGCCACGCCATGA